From the Petrotoga sp. 9PWA.NaAc.5.4 genome, one window contains:
- a CDS encoding pseudouridine synthase produces MNLQKALQILSLSRRKSSEYIFNKGIKVNGILIKKPWYELKDNDLIEFENQIYKVSEILKITQNKVYYLFNKPKNVLCTFKDNFGRTTIQDLIKDKIKERVFYVGRLDYDAQGVLLLTNDGNLANYLLRPENKVVKIYHVLIDGIPSKEDLLKLENGIVLEDGYKTLKAHVSLIKKMEKLSLIKINIHEGKKRQIKLMFKALGFSVLELTRVKFGPWGIEIVPHPGDIKKIDIKYDLPNKAMRTQ; encoded by the coding sequence ATGAATCTTCAAAAAGCACTACAAATATTAAGTCTTAGTAGAAGAAAATCGTCTGAATACATTTTCAACAAAGGAATAAAAGTTAACGGAATACTGATAAAAAAACCATGGTATGAATTAAAAGATAATGATCTTATAGAGTTTGAAAATCAAATTTACAAAGTTTCTGAAATTTTGAAAATCACTCAAAATAAAGTTTATTATTTATTCAACAAACCAAAAAATGTTTTGTGCACTTTCAAAGATAATTTTGGAAGAACGACTATTCAAGATTTGATAAAAGATAAAATAAAAGAAAGGGTTTTTTATGTAGGAAGACTTGATTACGATGCTCAAGGAGTTTTGTTACTAACTAATGATGGAAATTTAGCTAATTATCTTTTAAGACCAGAGAACAAAGTTGTAAAAATATATCATGTTTTAATTGATGGAATACCTTCTAAAGAAGATTTATTAAAATTAGAAAATGGAATAGTCTTGGAAGATGGTTATAAAACCTTAAAGGCTCACGTATCACTAATAAAAAAAATGGAAAAACTTTCCTTGATTAAAATTAATATCCACGAAGGCAAAAAAAGACAAATCAAGCTCATGTTTAAAGCCTTAGGATTCAGTGTTTTAGAACTAACAAGGGTAAAGTTTGGTCCCTGGGGTATAGAAATAGTTCCCCATCCTGGAGATATTAAAAAAATTGATATTAAATACGATTTGCCTAATAAAGCAATGAGGACGCAATAG
- a CDS encoding sigma-70 family RNA polymerase sigma factor, with translation MSRNIYKLRGLNLNRLIELSQIGDKEALGMILEKFEPMIKSIVSNYYGTWLEYEDFLQIGFVGLIQAVYNFRNDANTKFSSFAYMNISSEIKSFITYLNRNKHKVLTEAVSIENTDENFSESGDYYIENIDSQEKDFLKEYLFSKSVEELKEDEKNIIKLWGYGYSYQEISDKLKVSTKKVDNTLQKIKKILETKEEIYTNIKNMFGGYL, from the coding sequence ATGAGCAGAAATATATACAAACTTAGAGGCTTAAATCTGAATAGATTAATAGAATTATCTCAAATAGGAGATAAAGAAGCTTTAGGAATGATACTTGAAAAGTTTGAACCGATGATAAAATCAATAGTTTCCAATTATTATGGGACATGGTTAGAATATGAAGACTTTTTACAAATTGGTTTTGTTGGTCTAATTCAAGCTGTATACAACTTTAGAAATGACGCCAACACAAAGTTTTCAAGCTTTGCTTACATGAATATTTCATCTGAAATAAAGTCTTTTATTACATATTTAAACAGAAACAAACACAAAGTATTGACAGAAGCCGTTAGCATAGAAAATACAGACGAAAACTTCAGTGAAAGTGGAGATTATTACATTGAAAACATAGATTCTCAAGAAAAAGATTTTTTAAAGGAATACTTATTTTCCAAAAGTGTTGAAGAACTTAAGGAAGATGAAAAAAATATTATAAAATTATGGGGTTATGGTTATTCTTATCAAGAAATAAGTGATAAACTCAAGGTATCAACAAAAAAAGTTGATAATACTCTTCAAAAAATTAAAAAGATTCTGGAAACAAAAGAAGAAATATACACAAATATTAAAAATATGTTTGGAGGATACTTATGA